DNA sequence from the Treponema sp. OMZ 838 genome:
CGGTGCTTCCCGCTCCATCAGCTGCATGATGGTTTCGCTGCCGGTAATCCGCTCGGCCTCATCCTGCGAAAAATAACCGGTGATAATGCCCGCCCCGTACTTCACAGAGCCGGTATACTCGGAATCTTCACCTGCCAGTATCCGCAAAAAAGTGGTTTTACCGGCGCCGTTTCGTCCTGCCAATGCGATCCGCTCTTGTTTGGTAACGGTGAGTTCCGCGTCTTTCAGCACGAGCCGTTCTCCGTATGCCTTGGTAATCCCTTCGGCTTGCAGAGCAATATTTCCCGAATGAGGGGCGGGCGGAAAACTGAAATGAATTTTCTTTAAGTGTTCCGGTAATTCGATGCGCTCAAGTTTTTCGAGTCTCTTTACCCGATCCTGCACCGCTGCGGCTTTTGTCGCCTTGTAGCGGAACTTCCTGATAAAGTCTTCTGTTTTTGCAATTTCCAGCTGCTGCTGCGCATATGCTTTTATCAGCGATGCAAGCTCTATCTCCCGCGTTTTTTCATAGTTGGTATAGGTTCCGGCATAGCGCTTAAGTGTTCCGTTAAAAAGTTCATACGTTTCGTTAACCGTTGCATCCAAAAACGAGCGGTCATGACTAACCAGCAAAAAACCGCCGGTAAACTTTTTCAGCCAGAGTTCAAGCCAGCTGCGCGCTTCAATATCGAGATAGTTGGTAGGCTCGTCCAAAATAATGATATCCGCACCGCTCAAAAGAATCTTCGCAAGCGCGATGCGCATCTGCCATCCGCCGGAAAACTCATCGGTCAAACGGGTAAAATCTTCCGATGTAAAGCCGAGCCCGCGCAGCGTTTCATCTGCCAACCGCTGCCTAAAATACCAACCTGATTGTTCAAGCTCGTCTTGCAGGGCGTGATAATCGTGCGCAAGCCGCTCCGCCTTGGCGGTATCGGCTTCTTCGCTCATAAGCTTGCCGACCGCTTCAAGCTGTTCTACCAGCTGTGCCCCGCGGGAAAAGGCGGTATCGGCTTCTTCTGCCAGCGTTTTACCCCTGTGCACGATACCGGATTGCGGCAGATAGGCAACACGGGTGTTCTTTTCCATCGAAATAGAACCGGAATCTGCCTGCATCACCCCTGCGATAATCTTCATCAGGGTTGATTTACCGCTTCCGTTGGCTCCGGTGAGCGCCGCCTTTGTCCCCTGTGTCAGTACAAGCGTGATATTTTGGAGAATATCGCGATCGCCGAACGCAAGAGATATATTTGAAAGCTGGACAAACGGCATTATTCTTCCGTTCCTTCCGTCCCGAAAAAGAGGATAACAGGATTAAGGCTGCGCACGGAAGCGACACCGTCGGTAATATTCTCCGGCTTTACATACTCAAGCTTAACGCCTTGCTTTGACACCGTGTAAAAGAAATCGATCCAGTCTCCACTGCCGTCAAATTTAAACGACAGAATCCCCATATATTCGGTTTTAAGTTTAGCACTGATAAAATATCGGATTGCAACGGAACCGGAATTCCCTACCCCCTTAGGAATAATCGTCGGGGATAACACTTGGTACCCTTTCCAATGGAAACGCCCGCCATCCGTAAATTCGAGCACACCGTAATTTACGGAATTAAACACCGGACCGGTTGTAACAAGGGTTTGCAGCGCATCGTTCCGGCGTTCCGTTTCCGCTTGTGCAAGTTCCTGCGGGTCTTCTTTTAGCGTAATAAAATACCGTATTTGTACCCGACCTTTCTCATCCGTATAATTGACGGCAATCGTATCCGAATCTCTAATTTGCATCAGTAGCGGCGAACCTTCAAATTGATAAGCACCCATCCGGTTTTTTACGATACCGGTATAAGAAAAAGCAAGCTGCTCATCTTTCAGCATAATACGCACGACGCCTGTTCCTTCGCCGGGGAAAAAACCGAAATTATCCGTCATCCGTTCGGGATCGATCTGCTTTTTCCGAATCATATCACGGTAATATTCGGGATACCATCGGCTTTTTAAGATACTCGTCAGAATCTCATCGACCACCGTTTCCGTTGTCTGCCGGGATACGGATGGTTCCCCTTCATCATACATAAAGAGATTGTAAGAAAAACACCAACCGCGGGTGCCGTCGTTGGTCATCACATAAAGCCAATCACCTTCCAAAGGTTTATCCCGTGCGATAACCGGCGCCCCCTCCCCTTTCCAAAGCACTTTTACAATCTGACTTTCACGCAGACGGTACACTTGCTTACCGGTGTTATCAGGCGTAGAGCGGAGCGGCAGACCGTCAAGCTTTACCGCGGCATACACAGAACGGTATTCGGCAGTCTTTTTAATATAGGCCTCCGCTTCACGCTTTGAAGCGCAAAAGGTGAGCTGCCAGAGCGGAATTTCTATCTTTTGTTTATTCAGCTCGGCAATATATACCTTCGAAATATTCGACCGGACGAGAATCGGCACTACATCCGATGCTGTCAAGTTATACTCAGGGATTGACCAATTGACAACGCCGTAACCGATTTTTTTGAACACCCGGTTATCGTAAAAAAACGAAACAAAGAACCGTTAAAATAAGCTTAGTATTGTAAAAACAACGCAATTTTTTCATACTTACGGATTATACTTTAAAGCCCGTATCCGCGCAAGGATATTGCACACTTAAAGAGTCATTGACAATGAGGTTATTGTAGTCATAATGGATGAGTATGAAAAAATTCCTTTTTATTGCAGCGTTTGTAAGTTGTATGCTATCTGCGTGCAAAAATGCCGAGGATTCGATTGCCGTTATTTGGACTAACCGTACTGAATTCATCTCTTATTGTGAGGCTTTTAACAACGCCCAAAGCCGTTATAAAATCACTGTCAGCTATAAAGAAAACCCATCGGATGCTTTAATGGCAGCATCCGAAGAACCGGATATCGTCATTGGCCCTTGGCTCAGAGGTGATGCAACTCGGGTAAAATTCAGTAAGTTAGGAGGGATGCTTTCTAAAAAGAAAATTGATCCGGATACTTTTTATCCGTTATTATTTGAACTGGGAAATATTAACGGGGCACAGTATCTCTTGCCGGTCAGCTTTAATTTACCAACCATTATTTTTTCCGCATCACAAAAAAATTTAGTAAAAACAAATTTTACACTTTCTCTTGAAGAAATGAGAGAGCTTGCCGCAGCGTACAATAAAAAAAGCGGCTCGGAATATACTAAAATGGGTTTTTCACCCCGCTGGGATACCGATTTCCTCTATGTTACCGCACAAGGCCTTGACGTATCTTTTGAAGAAACAAAAAGCCTCTTTTCGTGGAATGACAAAATGCTGCAGGAATTGATTACGTATACGCGGCGCTGGTCGGAAGAAGTCAATACAAGCGCTGCGGCTGAGGATGAATTCAAATTCAAATACCTCTATGATCCGCCGTATACATTGATTACAAATGGACGCTGCCTATTCTGGTACTTATCAAGCGATAAACTGTTTTCATTAAATAACGAAAGATTAAAATCGCTTGATTATCGGTGGATGAGTTACAACGGCAAAACACCGGTACAGGATGAAATTATATATGCAGGAATTTGTAAAAAGGCAAAAAATACGGCAGCAGCACGAGCATTCTTGCTTTGGTTCTTTAATGAAGAAAGTCAAAAAGATCTGCTTGCCCGCACCCAAACCGATAATATGATCGCGCCTTCTTTCGGATTAGCGGGAGGTTTTTCCGCTATAAAGAATGTAACTGAAAATATTTTTCCGGTTTATTATCCCCTTTTGCTCAAACATTTGCCGCAAACCGATGATTTCTCCGCGCCGCATATCTTACCCCATAACTGGCTGCTGCTTAAAAAAGAAATTATCTTTCCGTACTTACGGGATCAAACGCGGATATTTGCCGGTGATGACAAACCGCTATCACTCAATAGACGGGTATCTGATTGGTATAAAAAGCCTCGCTAATCTTTAGCAAAAGCCGTTAATAATGTAGACCGATTCCAATAAATATTTCGGTGATTGATTCTCCGTCTCGTTTTGCTCGCCCGCCGAGACCGGAAAGATTTTTAAGTTCCGTTAAATCAAAGCCGGCACTTGCCCTGACATAGATACTCCGCATCTTTTCAGGATAGACAATCACTTCCAGACCGCCCGCATACCATCCGTCTGCCGGATGATAGTACCGTCCCGTTTTTTTATCGTGTACTAAAGCAATATCCAAGAAAGGAACAAGCTGGATATCGCAATTAAAAAAACGCGTCCATGAAACGCCGGTAATAGCTTGAAAATCGAGTGAAGCAATCCGAATAGGGATATCAAGATTAAAGGTAAAAGCAGTATCCGTCTCGATCCGTTTATTTAAAATACCGCGAAGCGTAGAACCTGCCTGCGTACTGGTACTTCCGAATAAATGATAAAAAAACTGCGTCCGCCCATATATTCCCACCCGGTTGACAAATGGATAATATCCGGCTAAAGAGGTGGAAAAGCTGATACTCATATTTCGTTTGTCGTAAAATTGATAAGCATACGTATTACTGAGCGAAAACGAAAGCCCTTTCCTAAAATTCAATTCCCAATTCACCTTTGAAAGAGAAAGCGTATGCCCCCAATGAAATGTCCATTTTCTAAGACTGTCTGCCTGTATACCGTCAAACGCCCAATTTCCCGCAAGGCTCATGGAAGGTGTCCATACGAGCGAGCCAAAGTTTTTCACCTCAGTAATCATAACAGGAGCACGTACAAATAATGTCGTTTTAAAATAATACCGGTCATCAGGATATAAATAGCCTAACCCGCTCGGCCGTCCTTGTTCGATTTGTCCTTCTTCAGAGGAGCTTGACGACCCCGTAATAGACATTTGGCTGGATGCACGGTCGTTAATTGCCAATTCAGGTAAAAGCCCGAATATTAGAGAGAGCCGCTTGTTAAATTTGACTG
Encoded proteins:
- the abc-f gene encoding ribosomal protection-like ABC-F family protein; the encoded protein is MPFVQLSNISLAFGDRDILQNITLVLTQGTKAALTGANGSGKSTLMKIIAGVMQADSGSISMEKNTRVAYLPQSGIVHRGKTLAEEADTAFSRGAQLVEQLEAVGKLMSEEADTAKAERLAHDYHALQDELEQSGWYFRQRLADETLRGLGFTSEDFTRLTDEFSGGWQMRIALAKILLSGADIIILDEPTNYLDIEARSWLELWLKKFTGGFLLVSHDRSFLDATVNETYELFNGTLKRYAGTYTNYEKTREIELASLIKAYAQQQLEIAKTEDFIRKFRYKATKAAAVQDRVKRLEKLERIELPEHLKKIHFSFPPAPHSGNIALQAEGITKAYGERLVLKDAELTVTKQERIALAGRNGAGKTTFLRILAGEDSEYTGSVKYGAGIITGYFSQDEAERITGSETIMQLMEREAPTHLIPKLYDMLAAFLFRGDDIHKQLSVLSGGEKSRLALLRLLLRPLNLLILDEPTNHLDLHSKDVLLDALQRFEGTVIFVSHDKFFIQGLATRILELTASATPGAGTRIRNFPGTYDYYLYRIAAEAADSPIEKPGQAADSPGAGKTSSAFSGKASMASSGSQTELPLSGIGGGALSYEEQKRLRSEKRKREKEEERIFAQLAETENKIRELENQLADPEVYTDGEKARSILQQIHALQATSAELTEQWEALAQDSGS
- a CDS encoding SH3 domain-containing protein, translating into MFKKIGYGVVNWSIPEYNLTASDVVPILVRSNISKVYIAELNKQKIEIPLWQLTFCASKREAEAYIKKTAEYRSVYAAVKLDGLPLRSTPDNTGKQVYRLRESQIVKVLWKGEGAPVIARDKPLEGDWLYVMTNDGTRGWCFSYNLFMYDEGEPSVSRQTTETVVDEILTSILKSRWYPEYYRDMIRKKQIDPERMTDNFGFFPGEGTGVVRIMLKDEQLAFSYTGIVKNRMGAYQFEGSPLLMQIRDSDTIAVNYTDEKGRVQIRYFITLKEDPQELAQAETERRNDALQTLVTTGPVFNSVNYGVLEFTDGGRFHWKGYQVLSPTIIPKGVGNSGSVAIRYFISAKLKTEYMGILSFKFDGSGDWIDFFYTVSKQGVKLEYVKPENITDGVASVRSLNPVILFFGTEGTEE
- a CDS encoding ABC transporter substrate-binding protein — protein: MSMKKFLFIAAFVSCMLSACKNAEDSIAVIWTNRTEFISYCEAFNNAQSRYKITVSYKENPSDALMAASEEPDIVIGPWLRGDATRVKFSKLGGMLSKKKIDPDTFYPLLFELGNINGAQYLLPVSFNLPTIIFSASQKNLVKTNFTLSLEEMRELAAAYNKKSGSEYTKMGFSPRWDTDFLYVTAQGLDVSFEETKSLFSWNDKMLQELITYTRRWSEEVNTSAAAEDEFKFKYLYDPPYTLITNGRCLFWYLSSDKLFSLNNERLKSLDYRWMSYNGKTPVQDEIIYAGICKKAKNTAAARAFLLWFFNEESQKDLLARTQTDNMIAPSFGLAGGFSAIKNVTENIFPVYYPLLLKHLPQTDDFSAPHILPHNWLLLKKEIIFPYLRDQTRIFAGDDKPLSLNRRVSDWYKKPR